Below is a window of Apodemus sylvaticus chromosome 5, mApoSyl1.1, whole genome shotgun sequence DNA.
TTTCCATTCTGATGATGAACCACCTCTTAGATTTGGACAGTACTCATGGCTGTGACAGCACAGCCTTATAGATGGCCCTTTGCTGGTGGCTCTCTGACTTGTCTGAAGTTGGTTTGAGCTACATTTCCtgcttctgtgtctctctcccttaTTATGTGTGTTGGAGCTCTTGTCATTGTCCGTGCAGAATAGCTTCCTGCTTTCATGACATTTTCTTTCTATCTGGTTAATAATTATTTCTTAGGTTGGGAATGTGCCTGAGTGTCAGAatcctagcatgcacaaagctctgtAGGTGTCTTTGGTTAATGATTTCAAGCTTAACTATGTTGTCAGTGACCTGAGTCCTCCAGCCTATATACAGTCAGATTTTACAAACATGTGCATCAGTGAATGGATATTCTACAGGACTGTGTTGTGAAGCTCTGTATAAGCTCAGTAAGTGTAATTTTCAGTCTTGTTGAACTCTTTCATTTCTTGAAACCCTTGGTCTGCTTGTCAATTACGGGGAGATTAGGctgaagttttcttctttgtgtcTTGTTTTACTCAACCCCCACCCAATCTCCCCACAATTCTAATTTTGCCTTCTAATCATGCTAGTAACAGCATATAagttgaaattaaatatttatgacaAATGGAGTATTTTATTTGGACATGGTTCACCAGAGGGTTGCAGGTattaaaataacttcaaaagACACTGCCAGGTTCCAGTGCTGGACTGAAGTAACTGCAAGAGCACTTCACTGCCCAGGTCTGCATCCCATAGACCTCCATTCACCTCCATCCCTGCACAGCTTTCTTACAGTTGAGGATTTTGATTTGCGAGGTTGGCTGCATTTTAAATTGTGATTGTTAATTTATCAGCCAGTACTTACTGTAGAAatgtttaatgatttttaaaaatgcatctatAAATCATGGTTTACATGGTTTATAGTAGCCTGGCACATGCTCTGCTAGACACATTTTCTCTTTGAAACAGCACCATAATAGAGGATGAAGCCAAGGCAAATTCAGTTTGATGTGCGAGCCTATAGAATGTCAGAACAGGAGAGGGTCCTAAACACACCCTTGGATTACCCCTGAGCTGTTTGAAAATACCATGAAAGGGATATCTGTGAACTATGATTTGAATTCAGGATTTTTCccattaaatttattttgaaaaagattCAGGATTGTGGTTGTAACTTTTGTTTGGTACAAAAGGCTCCAAAGTAAGTatgctctctccctcccatctctccctcctgttGCCTGTGGCTCTGGGACCATCCTGGGAAATCTGAGAAATATGTGTTGAGTATACCCAATCACAAACAGTTTGGAGTTTTGGATTGTTTGGAGATTAGTGATGCTCAGCTGGCAATATGCAAATATTTCAGAATCAAGAAACGGAAATCTGAAATGTCTCTTGTCTAAGTACTTTGGGTAAGGAAGACTCAGCTAGTGATAAAATTGATTGACAGGTCGGGCAGGGAGAACAGCAGATGTATGGGTAGGAGCTAGCTTAGCAAGAGTGGAAAATTTTTGTGTTTCAGGAAACTCTATGTAAAACTCTAGAAAATAGGCTAAAATTCAGAGACAAGAAACCTCGAGACTTCCAGGGTATTCAGCTTCTCTGACATGACCCTTTAACTGCCTTATTGTTGCTTTTCATTGGATTCCAGTGAGCAGGAGGTCTTTTTCCCAGAAACTCAAAGCTGAGAAGAGAAGGGTGTTGGGAGGCTGGGTGTAGCTTACACTATTACATACAGACTTGCAGTTTATAGACAGACACACGAGAGAACATGTGATGAGTGGATTGGAATTCTAGAGGAGGATAAGTCAGAGAGCCAGAGGCATGGAAAGACCAGGGCTTCACCATAGGGGCCTGAATCAATAAATCTTTACTACAAACTCTTTCTTAAGGGAAACATCGAAGAATGTGAGACTGACTGAGTCTTTACTGCAGACATCATATCTGTTAGTAATTTTTAatctcattaaaattattttatctttgattttCAGTCCCACTCACTTACATGATAATTTCAAGAGATGTAATGTTGATCGCTGCTGTGTTTTATGTCAGATACCGAACTCTGCCAACACCGGTAAGGTTCAGAACATATTCCTTTAGCATTACTTCTAACCTAATTATTGAATGCAGTTTCACTTTATGAAGTTTATGACTTTATGACTTTATGGCAGTTATTTCTTAGTTTATTTATCAGGAACTAGGAGAAAATGCCCTGCAATTAGAACATATGAATAGTCCATTTTAAAAGCTGGATTTGTCAGCTGGATGTGCTGACATATGATGCTTTTGATCTCAGCCttgcagaggcagaagcaggtggagttCTAAGGCTGAGCCTACTCTAGGGCTACAAACTACAGAGAGATCCTAatgaaacacaaaagcaaaagccTACTTTCTGTTTTTAAGTCCAGCTTTTGATGGTGTATGAGGCCCGGGGTAGCCAGCTAGGCCCCAGCAGACTGTTAGAGGTGTTTGCTGTTTCCACGCCGTCTCCTGAGTCACTGTGGATGGTCTAGAAGTGCTTTTTAAAATCATCACAGAAGAATAGAATAGCTTGCTTACATACTGTTCATTGGCTCTGAATAGTTGAGCACATAAGTATAACATTCATTACCTTTTTGGTTCTCAGGAAAAATagagatatattttaattattttgctttttaacttGTAAAAGAGTAACATACGTTTCTTTAGTGACTGTGTAATGAAGCAGACTGGGTGGGAGTGACTGTATACAATTGTGTAGCACTTGacaaatgtacattttaaagaatcttatttttaatagtcTCATTAGAACATAACAAAGTATGTAAATAGTGCTCATTTTACTCAATAAACAGGATGGGTAAGCACTAGTAATTTTTGTTAGAAACCTGAACGattatctgcatttttttttcttttgccagcGAACACTAGCTAAGTACTTCAATCCTTGCTATGCCACTGCTAGGTTAAAACCAACATTCATCAGCAAGGTAAGATACTCATAGCAGCCTTTTAAAAAAGTCAGTCCTTTCTGAACTTTTCTTATAATGAAATGTATATAAGTCTGGAGCAGCTTAGAATGAGAACATTGTTAAAAGGTTGTTTataagtgtgtacacacacatgggtAGAGGGCAGGGATATCTGTAGGGTCAGttgtctctttccttcttgtgggtcctgggattgaactccGGTTGTGAGGTTTGGCTATAGCACTTTTGATTACTGAACTATCTCACCAACTTGAGAATGAGATAACTTTAAATGCATTGATTAGAGGGGCTAGAAAATGGGTCATGTCTGTCTTCTAAATTTTTTTAGATTGTTAGTATCTTTGTTATTGTTAGTGCAGTTTATCTTTGTTGATGGTTTTAAGAATGAGATCATAGGGCAggtgaaaagggagatgtaagtACTCTTTGATTGAGATGTAAAATTATGAAGAGTTTCTTGTGCGTTTCctatcattcatttattttaattgcaaGTGCCTGTGTGTAGTATagaagagtgtgtgtatgtgtgtgtgtgtgtgtgtgtgttgtgggctGATGTTGGCAGTCTTCCTCTCGCTTTCCACAATTATTGATTGAAGCAAAGTCTCCTAGTTAGCTCTCGCTTGCCTTAGCTCCGAGATGATTTCCTGTCACCACCCTGCTGAGCCGTATCTAGCCCCaacctttgtatttttaaagagtgTTAGATGAAAAGGGAATAGACAATTGCACTCATTAATAAACAGTCTGAGTGGCCTGTTGTGTTTTGGTAAGTCTTTTTCAGGATCATAAATGTATATCAGCCTTTGCACAGCAAAGATTAAGGCCTTGACAAGTTCACTGAAGCTGTCCTTCCATTCCGTTTCTTATAACAGAGATGGAACAGATTAGTTATCTTTGAGACAGAGGGACCATTGTTTTATATTAGGCTCCCTGGCACAGGATATTACTACCATAAGAGGGAGCTTTTGGCTTCAAGTGACTGTGTCGGGTAGCAGTTTGAATGTAGCACTCCATAGAAAGTCACCTGAAATACTGGGACAAATGCACCAGTAACCACGTGTTCTGGAaaacacattgatttttttaaagtcaaagtGTGATCACTGTCGTGTGATGCAGAATAAATAACAGGACCAGGGAGTGTCTCTGTACACCTTCCTCAACTGCCCCATGCTCTTTGTTTAATAGAATGCTGTCTCTTGACTCTTTCTGATTCTGTTTCATGCTGTTGGGGGTAAACAGTGCTTATTTCCCTAGAAGATTTCACAGCAATAAATGAATTACAGTTTTCTGACCTCACAGGGTACGCAGGCAGTCAAGTGGCCTTGGAAGTCTGGGTTCTAGGTTTACTCTAGTGTTTACTGTGTCCTTTCACCCAAGGAGAAGCCACCTCACTGTTTCATGTTTACAGGATTGTATGAGGACAGCTAGGGACAAGAGCAGAGAATCATATAGCATCCTTGAATTGCTATGGGATTCAAGGGGTGGTACTTTCTGATAGTTGTCACTGCCCTTGTTATAAATGATGAGTACCTATGTGGGCAGATGGATCAGTTAGTGACTCTGACCTGGTACTCACCCGGGAATGCCAACTTTAGCATGGATAATGCCAGCCAATTTCTAGAATGCTTAGAACATATCATGATGAGAATAGCTTTGCTTCAAAAGCTTAAAATAGGGTTCATTTGATACGTTGATttataatgcttttattttaaggTAAATACAGCAGTCCAGTTAATTTTGGTGGCAGCTTCTTTGGCAGCTCCAGTTTTCAATTATGCTGACAGCATTTATCTTCAGGCACTATGGTAAGTTTACTTCAAATTTACATTCAAACTACCAAAGCTACTAAATTTACTGTGGAAAACTTAGAATTATTCTGAGACTATTAGTACAATGACCTGTTGTGATAAGTCTAGAATAACTTGGCTCTTGAAGTGTATAATGAACACGAGGAAGACAAACTGTGGCCACCATCTTTTCCTCCATTCTCTCCTCCACTCCTTTTCTTTGTGCACTGAGTCCACTCAGTGCtactgtgtgcatgggtgcacTGGAGCATGGGCAGCTTCAGGAGCCATAGCCTGAAAAAGTTTTCTCCCACCCAGCAGCCATCAgttgtcaatagctcctcagaaAGGAGTTGACCTTTGAGTTCCTGCAGTGTCCATGCAGACTTTAGCTGGTTTGTGCATGCATACAGTCAGCTACTACAATTTCACATGTGCAGTGTCTTTGTCATGTCCAATAAGTACTGTTTTGTGGCAAATGCCCACTGCCTCTGGTTCTTATAATTTTCCTCTGCTTCTTGCAATTTAATCCCTGAGCCTTGCAGGTGGGGAGTGTGATACAGCTTTTCTATTTGCACTGAGCATTCCATAGTCTCTCAGAAGCAACAATTAATTACCCAGCTGTAAACCCTGAGAGCTACAATAGCAAGTGGAAGATGTGCCCATGTTTGCAGTAGTGGAATaaatgttatgggagtaaccaaccactttctggttGTATTTAAAACCTACTTCAGAAAATGGACCTAAAGTCAGGTTCCTTTAACAGGACTCCCAAACCATTGGATGACCAAAGCATAGGCCCTAGGAAAGAACTTAACATctactaaatggacatagtaatGAGTTGCCTCTCTAAGTTCGTGTCTGTATACCCTTAAGTTAGTGCATCTCCCTACACTCAGCAGAGCAGCTGCTTGTTTACAGTAGATAGTGATTAACACAACTAACCAATGTGCACGGTCAGTCTTAGTCTTACTGTAAGGTATGGAGCACAGACGGTAGCAGTCACAGCTTAGAGGGATGAGAATGGTTGCTAATGTGTTAGAgtttgggaggaagaggaaagtagAAGAGGGTAAGTGCAGGAAGAAGTGTCGTCCGAGCCACAGCGATAGCTGAGTTGGATGCCCAGCCTAGCGAGGGCGCAGACGGGGGACTCCCAGTGCGAGCACTGCAAAGTTTGTTTCAGTGTGCTAATTCCTTAGTTGTAAATATCTTGAAATATGTCAAACTCAAACTTTCAAGTGTTCTAAATAGGCTGCCATGTTGCTGTTTAGTGATATTTGGTAaacatttaattataattaagCTTTAGAGCTCTGAACAAAGTTGATTGGTTAATCAAAGTAAATTAtactaaacattttttaaaatgatacagtctaaactttattttcttacataaaataaatgggtttttttctctttattttgggtTAACAATAGAGGCTcttttttctctcaaataaaCTGCATCCAGATATAACCTGATCTCCTGTTTTTGCTTCAGGGTATTGCATGACTTTAGGTAGGCTCCAAGCAGCCTTAAGCAGGAACTGTCTAGTTGGAGCCTTATCTCTCCAGTCTGTTTACAGTTGTCTCCATTCATGTCCCGTCTGAGTGTGGGAGAAAATGAGAACATTGAACAGAGAACATTCGTGTGGGAATGGAGAGTAGCTCTTCCCACTGGTGTGTAGGCCTGAGTAATTAGATGGCTTTTATTTGGCATCACCAGCGTAAATGAGACCTTAACCATGAGTTTAGATTTTGTAGTCAAGGCAGTTTCATCCACAGTCCTGTTTTCTTAGCTCATTTTCACATGTGTACTTCATGATTTCTGCTGCTGGTGTTTTAGATTTGATGGCTGAATCCCATTTCTCTCCTGTCAAGGGGTTGTACAGCATTCACCACAGCTGCGTCAGGATACAGTTATTATCACTATGGTCGGAAAACTGTTCAGGTGATAAAGGGCAAATGAGAGGCACCCGGATCCAGCTGCAAGGGAGCGACTCGTGTCATCGGCAGCAGCGCCAGCGAAAGCTACAGGACTTTCCCGATCTTGGTATTCAGCTTGCGAAAGGTCCCGTCAGACAAACCATGTCTTCAAAACCGAAGAAATGTATGGCGAAAATAAGCTCGATCATGGGCCTACACAGAATTTCCagtgtatttttaaatacaaataaaactataatgtagaatttttaatcttaggttTTTGATTAATTTGTGAGATGAATTATtctagttattcttttttttaaaatgtttttttttttaaaaaaaacatagttgGTAACatggaaacaaagcaaagcagcaGGGGATTTCCTGAGATTACGTGCATACCACACAGCATGGCTATACATTTGTATGCTTGAATCTTAAATCGATAAACTCACTAACAGTTCATATGATTAATACTTGATCATTTGAAAAGTGAGAGTAAACTTAGCTGTGGGTACTGTAAAAGTGTACAGAGATTTAAAATGCAGgaagttttgaaaataaaaaagaaccaacaaaaaaGAAGGCATGGAAGTTCACCAGTAGTCTTCTAGGCTCTCAGGTACCAAATAGTGTTTATATATCAGGTTAACAGATAACACAGGAGTCAAAAGGGAGAACACGCGTATTAGGCTTTGTATCCGAAAGGCAGAGAATGACATCATGCCTTCTCACTGTTTCTAATGGGATGTTTGTATGATACTAGAACCTGTACGCATATGTCATGTAAATAGTATGaaactttctatttttcaaagttttttttttttttaactttggggAATATTCTATTGTTaacatgattaaaaaaaagaataaaagagctagaaaaaaaaaaccttgtgcCTTCCACTTGGGTTGTTCTGTGGTGTGGGTGTAAGAGACTTGTAAATTTCCGATCTATGGAGTGCACTTAGGGGCAGCACTTCCCCCTACATTTAAAACTTACTGGTTCCAGACTGTCTGACAGTaaagccctgccctgcccttgtGTTTAGAGAAGTGGAGTACAGGTAGTGTCATGAGCTATGAGGCTCCTCCACATACTACAGGCCTTTGTTTGCCTTCTCTCCTTAGCTTAACCTAAGTATGATGTGGATATAAAAGTTCAGGGCTTTTCTGCACCTGCCCTTGCTTTGAAATAATCACAAggagacaaatatttattgataaaCTTGCACTATAACTGGGCAGAGTTCTGATTTATATTCTAACCCTGCTATGCTGCCTACCCCAGCCCCGTGCCTCATTACCTGCCTTCCTAGCCTTGCCCTGGCTGCTCCTCCCCATCCATGTCCTCACGGCAACTCCCTCCTGGCCACTCAATATTCTCTACCCAGGACGCCCTCACTGGGATTGGAAGTCTAGCCTTAACTCTCCTCACCAGCTATAGGTGGATCACCTCTTGAACCAATCAGAGGTAAGGAGAACAATGTCTTCCAAAATACCAAGTCAGAAAGTGCTTCATTACGATGACAATACCAAAGTTTGGACTGTACTCAGATGATGTCCggtacagaaatcagcatttgaatacacTGCATGAAAACACACTCCAACATGGAACTGTACGGTGAGCCTCTAGTCATTTTGTTGGAACTGTGTAGAAGTTAAAGACAGAAACTTGGGCTTTATTGCATGGTGTGACTCTGTTGCTGGTCCAGGCTTCTTATCCCAGAGCACCTATGAGAATGCCCCCAGTCTCGGGTATTTGGATATTTGGTTTCGGAGGTTCAGAAGTGTGTCGCTGGGAGTAGGCTCTGAGGTGTCAAGGCCATGGGCCATTCCCATCTGCTCTCTGCTTTTGCTTGTGATTCAAGATTTGGTCAGCTTTTAGCTCCAACTGCTGTTTGTACCTGCTGCCAGCTTCTTACCCTCTGGAATCACAAGTAATAACCCTTTCCTTATGTGCGTTGCTTCGGTCATGGTATTTAgtcacagcaatagagaagtagTGCAGCCACCCTAGTCTTGGAGCATACTAAACCCTACCACTGAATCACGGGTCGGAGAGGGGTGGGGCAAGGCTGGCTGTCGCCTCGGCCTCAACTCTTCCATAGCAGTTTTCTAACTGGGAGCTGCTGAGGCTGGAGATGGACTGCTGGAGCAGCCAGGATGGTGACTGAGAAATGTCAGATAAAAAGATGGCAGAGTGCTTATGGAGGGAATTAGGTGTTTCCTCTGCTTTATTATATTTGCTTATTGTGGTGGTTGTTGACCTGTAGTATCCTTGGCATGAAGGGTTTTTGATCTAACTCTGGTCAACACACTTTTTCTACTCTTACAGACCAAATGTCCTCGGGATTTTCTGTATTGAATTGCTACAAAATACATTCTGTATTAAACATACTGGAATTGTATTTAAATGAGAACATTAgagtatacatttatgtatataaattggCAAATTTATTAAGTATTTCCATAGAACAGACTCATTCTTGAGAGTCGGCTAAAAACACTGAGGCCATTTATGTGTCTTAGGACTTAATACTAATTCACATTTTGGCTTTtctaactatttatttatttatttttttattaatcattctattcgtttacatctcaaatgatatctcccttcCCGGttacccttacacacacacacacccgtcccacatctccccttcccccctccccctcccctttgctctatgagggtgctcctgcACCCACTCCCGTTCCTCTTTAGCGGGATCTGGAGGAGTCTTTCAAATTCTCTTGGGCATATATTTGATGAGACTAAGGATACAGTTTAGAATGTTGAAAACACGCTTCGATACCCACTTAGAAATGTATAGTGTGATTCATATTCAGGTCCAGCCTTGATATGCTTGCTGTCTACAGCAAGATGTTTGTGCTGCAGCCTGTTCTGAAGATGAGAGATGGATTCAAACAACTTTTCCTTACAATAGAAATAAGCACTGTTGTGAGTTCAATTTTGCCTCCTCTCCAaatgcttataatcccaccatttggaaaggcagaagcagaaggatctgagttgaggccagcatgggctgcaCAGTAAGGCCTGTCTAAGCAGCAGaaggtcattttatttttgtctattgAGTCTTGGGTGAAATACAGAAAGCCCTGGAAGCAAATAACCTTGCCCTGTGTCTCCCAAGTGTTACCAGAAGGCCAATTTAACTGTGAAGCTTACCATACATGTTTTGACACACCCTGAAATACAAGTAAGAATCCAGAAGGCCTTAGAAAACCAACGATAGCTCTTCCCTTGGCCATCAGCTCAAGGCCAACTGAACTCATTGTGCTAAAATCGGAGGTCACAAGGGAACATTTGTGCAAGAAACTTAGAGATGGCATTTCCAAAAGAAGCTGCGTTCCTTATTACGACTGCTTCCTTTGTTatcccatctccttccttccGAGCAGTATCCCTCTGGTACTGGGGTATGTACCGAGTACTGACCCACCTGAAGCAGGTCACAGAATGACAGGAGCCAGTAAGACTGGCATCAGGTTAGTGAGAACAACAATAAGAGGGTGACACTCATCCCTTCCACAGAGGAGGACGCAGTGCAGTTGCTGTGAGCCTGAGATGTGGTGGTTTCAGGGACCGTGGAGCTCATGCTATCTTTAGGCATCAGAACATTGATTCATGCAGATGTGTTTTGAAGGGGAGACGCTGGGATAATTGAAGTTTTGGAGCCTCGGCATGGTCAAAGGCTGGCTTTATCTGGTTGCTGGAAGTAAACTCAAGGCCTCAAATGTGTCTGATTTGGATGCTGGGGATAAACCCAAGGCCTTGTACAAGCTAGGACATCACTACCACTGAGTTACTTCCTCAGCTCTGGCTGGGTTTTTGAAGGCCACCAGGTGTGTGCCATAGAATTGCCTGTGTGGCTTCCAGCGCTGTCTCCAGAGACATACAGACAGCACCAGTGTGCTAACCAGTAACAGGGCACTGGCGGTACACAGTCCCCAGAAGATGACCACGGAGCTGGACTTGGTTGTGAAAGTGGCACATGACCTCCTCCAACCTGAGACCTGTGGTTGGCTCAGGCCTGCCCTGTTGGCCGCCAGTATACACACACGGTAGGTGGTACCTGGTGACAGCTTATACAAGGGGTGCTGTCGGGCAGTGGCATAGATGTCCATTATGGATTGGTTCCCAGATCCTCCTTCTGTGAAGTAGTGGATCTGATACCAGAGCACCACTGAGTTGGGGGCACACCAGTGGATGAGCACTGATGTGTCAGTCACCTCAGACACCCCCTGCAGCGTGGGAGGGTCTGGAATGGTGTCCTCTCCACTGAGACCAGGGCAGCGGCATCTGAAGCGCCTCTGCAGCTCTGCGCATGGGGTCTGTAGATGCTTGCAGGGGTGGTAATCACAGGAGCCATCCTGCAGAGGGGCTGCCACCTGGTCTTGAGTCTCCTCCTCCTCGCTGTCATCTAACAGCAAAACTGGGATCTCGTCCTGTGGAGGATCTGTGTGGAGAGCCTGGGGGGTGGCGTGTGTCTTCTGGTTGGTCTGAAATACGCTCCTGGGATTTGGTGAAGTAGGCAAGGGTTCAAGGTATTTGCTGACTAACGGGGTAGAGGCAGATGAGACACTGGGCTCAAGGATATGTGTGGCAATCTGCTCTGCCCCTGAACTGGCAGCACCAGGCAGAGCCCCGGAAGGACTGTTAACTGCCTCAGAGTTAGTAGTGGACTGGGCGCTTTCCTTTGATCCTTGTGTGGGTGAAGCTATGGTGAGGGAGGGGACTTTGGTGATATTTTGTTGGCTTCCTCCAGGCTGAGCAGACAGGGCCATGCTCTGCCCAGTGGAAGGCCCCTGTGTGCGTGGTGCAGAGACGGAATGATCGAAGTGGAGTGGGTTTGAAGCCAGGAGGGTGGTGCTTTGGTCTGACCTGCACACGTCAgacaggtgggggagggagaggggacctGAGAAGGGGCCCCTGTATCCTAAAGCAGGCTCA
It encodes the following:
- the Lrrn4 gene encoding leucine-rich repeat neuronal protein 4, with product MRWPLMLQLLQLLLQLRMVQSQSLEGRSQETIPLFRLTQQGVWDSLDRRATDSPCEGLPAAGTTALNLANRSLERLPSCLPRTLRSLDGSHNLLRALGEPVLGRLPELRVLTLHHNRISVLHWGRGTPAGLRELDLSHNLLAELPPCAAPSGSSLRSLALAGNPLRALPPRTFACFPALQLLNLSCSELGHIAPEAFAGEDGGPLAALELLDLSGSSLERVESGWIRNLPKLKFLYLRKMPRLKTLEGDIFKMTPHLQQLDCQGSPALSSVHTEIFQDTPDLQVLQFQHCNLSSFGPWTVNSSQVLSVSLFGNPLTCSCELAWLLVDVNKTVLHRATDTMCEPALGYRGPFSGPLSLPHLSDVCRSDQSTTLLASNPLHFDHSVSAPRTQGPSTGQSMALSAQPGGSQQNITKVPSLTIASPTQGSKESAQSTTNSEAVNSPSGALPGAASSGAEQIATHILEPSVSSASTPLVSKYLEPLPTSPNPRSVFQTNQKTHATPQALHTDPPQDEIPVLLLDDSEEEETQDQVAAPLQDGSCDYHPCKHLQTPCAELQRRFRCRCPGLSGEDTIPDPPTLQGVSEVTDTSVLIHWCAPNSVVLWYQIHYFTEGGSGNQSIMDIYATARQHPLYKLSPGTTYRVCILAANRAGLSQPQVSGWRRSCATFTTKSSSVVIFWGLCTASALLLVSTLVLSVCLWRQRWKPHRQFYGTHLVAFKNPARAEEVTQW